The following coding sequences lie in one Desulfatiglans anilini DSM 4660 genomic window:
- a CDS encoding Nif11-like leader peptide family RiPP precursor yields the protein MAIGSAEALVAKLQSDESLRGELKKAESEADFLGIAKKMGYNVSVDEFKKAMVKRFHPKGGELSDQQLDQVAGGLPVVGIDYYEDYYFVKIGIE from the coding sequence ATGGCTATTGGCAGTGCAGAAGCGCTCGTTGCAAAGCTCCAGTCGGATGAATCGCTTCGCGGGGAGCTCAAGAAGGCCGAGTCAGAAGCTGACTTCCTTGGGATTGCCAAAAAAATGGGATATAACGTCAGCGTCGATGAATTCAAGAAAGCGATGGTAAAGAGGTTTCATCCCAAGGGCGGAGAACTTTCCGATCAACAGCTTGACCAAGTGGCCGGAGGCCTTCCTGTCGTCGGAATCGACTATTATGAGGACTATTATTTTGTAAAGATAGGAATAGAGTGA
- a CDS encoding FAD-dependent oxidoreductase, giving the protein MYELLNSPVAIGRLTLKNRVAMTAMGTNLGAPGGGVTGDIIAFYEERARGGIGLIITEITRVMDGHGAGMPNQLALRTFSDAVGMERLANTIHKYDAKIFVQLQHPGREAHQAMLGEPCVGPSEVMCRVTREMPRALTTRECEEIVERFVSGAMLAQMAGIDGIELHCAHGYLLGEFLSPHTNKRTDKYGGSFENRMRIVVEIMAGIRSRCGPFFPLCVRISAEEFLDDGVALPDGVEIARALERAGADCIDVSCGIYESPVPACVEPGTYEQGWKKYMPAEIKKHVKIPVIGVCNIKEPHVAEALLREGAVDIAGVARGHLADPEWCGKAFSGRADEIRKCIGCLACFGELDRLHHIKCAVNPRTGREREYEHPKMNGNGRTIALVGGGPAGIEAGLLLDRRGFRVVLFDRGERLGGTLNVADKGEGKEKITRLVDSLIALVEQSHIEVRLNTEADVDKVKALNPYGVFVACGASPIIPHIPGIIEGNHVVTAEDVLLGRAIAKGDCVVIGSGMTGLETAEVLISAGHQVTIVEMLDSIGPGVYPSILMDVMGRIIKGGAVLLPGHKLLRVNPDGVLLEKTADGSHLDVKGETIVLAMGVRPRKDVVDAFCRGFENVRVIGDAERGARILEATAAGYGKAFVFE; this is encoded by the coding sequence ATGTATGAATTATTGAACAGCCCTGTCGCCATCGGCCGGCTTACGTTGAAAAATCGGGTCGCCATGACGGCTATGGGGACCAACCTTGGGGCCCCTGGAGGGGGTGTAACCGGTGATATTATTGCCTTCTATGAAGAGAGGGCAAGGGGCGGCATAGGCCTCATCATCACGGAGATCACGCGGGTCATGGACGGCCATGGAGCGGGGATGCCCAACCAGCTCGCCCTTCGCACGTTTTCGGATGCCGTCGGGATGGAAAGGCTGGCGAATACGATCCATAAATATGACGCCAAGATCTTCGTCCAGCTTCAGCATCCGGGAAGGGAGGCCCACCAGGCGATGCTCGGCGAACCCTGCGTTGGGCCATCCGAGGTCATGTGCAGGGTCACCAGGGAAATGCCGAGGGCGCTTACGACCAGAGAATGCGAGGAGATCGTGGAGCGGTTCGTGTCCGGCGCCATGCTTGCCCAGATGGCAGGGATTGATGGGATCGAACTTCACTGCGCCCATGGGTATCTTCTGGGCGAGTTCCTCTCTCCCCATACCAACAAGCGAACCGATAAATACGGAGGCAGTTTTGAAAACCGGATGCGCATCGTTGTGGAGATCATGGCGGGGATTCGGAGTCGCTGCGGACCGTTCTTCCCCCTATGCGTGCGCATCAGCGCAGAAGAATTCCTCGATGACGGGGTCGCCCTACCGGACGGCGTGGAAATCGCCAGGGCGCTTGAAAGGGCCGGCGCGGACTGCATCGATGTCAGCTGCGGCATATACGAAAGCCCTGTACCGGCATGCGTTGAGCCGGGTACCTATGAACAGGGATGGAAGAAATACATGCCGGCCGAGATCAAGAAGCATGTGAAAATCCCGGTCATCGGCGTGTGCAACATCAAAGAGCCCCATGTGGCGGAAGCACTCCTCAGGGAGGGCGCCGTCGATATCGCAGGGGTTGCCCGGGGCCATTTGGCGGATCCTGAGTGGTGCGGCAAGGCCTTTTCAGGGCGTGCGGACGAGATACGAAAGTGCATCGGATGCCTGGCCTGTTTCGGCGAACTGGACCGGCTGCATCACATCAAGTGTGCGGTGAACCCGCGCACAGGACGGGAGAGGGAGTATGAGCATCCGAAGATGAACGGGAACGGACGTACGATCGCCTTGGTGGGCGGAGGGCCTGCGGGAATCGAGGCCGGTCTCCTCCTTGACAGGAGGGGATTTCGCGTGGTCCTCTTCGATCGAGGGGAGAGGCTCGGGGGCACGTTGAATGTGGCGGACAAGGGCGAGGGTAAGGAAAAGATCACGCGTCTGGTGGATTCCCTGATCGCCTTGGTGGAGCAAAGCCATATCGAGGTGAGGCTCAATACCGAGGCCGACGTGGATAAGGTCAAGGCTCTGAACCCCTATGGCGTGTTCGTGGCCTGCGGAGCGTCACCGATCATTCCTCACATCCCGGGTATAATAGAGGGCAACCATGTGGTAACTGCGGAGGATGTGCTTCTCGGGAGGGCTATCGCAAAGGGCGACTGCGTGGTCATCGGTTCTGGCATGACAGGCCTCGAAACCGCAGAAGTATTGATATCGGCGGGTCATCAGGTGACGATCGTGGAGATGCTCGACAGCATAGGTCCGGGGGTATATCCCTCGATACTCATGGACGTCATGGGTCGCATTATCAAAGGCGGTGCTGTCCTGTTGCCGGGGCATAAGCTGCTTCGCGTCAACCCTGACGGGGTTTTGCTCGAAAAAACCGCTGACGGAAGCCATCTGGATGTCAAAGGAGAAACCATCGTGCTGGCGATGGGTGTGAGGCCGAGAAAAGATGTTGTGGATGCCTTTTGCAGGGGTTTTGAGAATGTCCGCGTAATCGGGGATGCAGAGAGGGGCGCTCGGATACTCGAGGCCACGGCAGCGGGATACGGCAAAGCCTTTGTATTTGAATAG
- a CDS encoding SDR family oxidoreductase — translation MTDYYEGKVAAVTGGASGIGLALVEAMLEMGAKAMTLADINEANLAKHVERLSAQYPGKVKGVRTDVTREESVKAMVDRAAAFGGGRLDLLFNNAGLGLGGAFDDLGNEDWAKAFAINFYGALYGVRAALPYMKAQKNGHILNTASGVAFVNFPLQSMYAATKAALLGMTNSLRFEYWDDGIRFSTVIPGTVATAIWAAGAPSNAITPEECAAAVLKGASENKRVIFVTEDDRSGCVNMALAAAYMPTADAALTTYLLGVAKARKAGDFKAI, via the coding sequence ATGACAGATTACTATGAAGGGAAGGTTGCGGCAGTTACAGGCGGGGCCTCGGGGATCGGGCTGGCGCTGGTGGAGGCCATGCTTGAGATGGGGGCCAAGGCTATGACCCTGGCCGACATCAATGAGGCCAATCTGGCGAAACACGTGGAGCGCCTCAGCGCGCAGTATCCCGGGAAGGTGAAGGGAGTGCGGACAGATGTGACCCGGGAGGAGAGCGTCAAAGCCATGGTGGACAGAGCGGCGGCATTTGGCGGCGGCAGGCTGGACCTGCTGTTCAACAATGCCGGGCTGGGTCTGGGAGGCGCTTTCGATGACCTGGGCAACGAGGACTGGGCAAAAGCCTTCGCCATCAACTTCTATGGGGCCCTTTACGGCGTCCGCGCGGCCCTCCCCTATATGAAGGCCCAGAAAAACGGCCATATCCTGAATACCGCCTCCGGCGTTGCCTTTGTCAATTTCCCCCTGCAGAGCATGTATGCGGCCACAAAAGCGGCATTGCTGGGCATGACCAACTCTCTCCGCTTTGAATACTGGGACGACGGCATCCGGTTTTCCACTGTCATCCCCGGCACCGTGGCCACTGCAATCTGGGCTGCCGGGGCCCCTTCAAATGCCATCACGCCGGAGGAATGCGCGGCGGCGGTCCTCAAGGGCGCGTCAGAGAACAAACGTGTCATTTTTGTCACCGAAGACGATCGGAGCGGTTGTGTTAACATGGCACTGGCGGCTGCCTACATGCCGACCGCGGACGCAGCGTTGACCACATATTTGCTAGGTGTGGCGAAGGCCAGAAAGGCCGGGGATTTCAAGGCCATATGA
- a CDS encoding acetoacetate decarboxylase family protein, with the protein MNNEEGVYVFFETDAGVAKLLPPPLALASPETPLGYIYIVNIKEPTFAPWYMEGGLGVIARYGEQVGIYFFSLQLSGPGALMGAFSGREGSGLPKKLCDKIVVERIEDSAHAFIERHDVRLVDVELEIGKYNDPSMDVMQAGKVPGVEEQGGCLLHKYQMGGKSGITNMSLIYYDSPTVYHTWEPATAGVRLASSVDDPWAEIPVVRVLGGAYSINSNRVTNVYELKAYTDEEAMEVMCYLYSGRYDRCCLCKGHQHYEA; encoded by the coding sequence ATGAACAATGAGGAAGGCGTCTATGTGTTTTTTGAGACCGATGCAGGCGTGGCGAAGCTTCTTCCCCCGCCGCTGGCACTGGCCTCTCCCGAAACCCCTCTCGGATACATCTACATCGTGAATATCAAGGAGCCGACATTCGCCCCCTGGTACATGGAAGGCGGGCTCGGTGTCATTGCCAGGTACGGTGAACAGGTGGGCATTTACTTTTTCAGTCTGCAGCTCAGTGGCCCAGGGGCGTTGATGGGTGCGTTTTCTGGCCGCGAAGGCTCCGGACTTCCCAAGAAGCTCTGCGACAAGATCGTGGTAGAGAGGATCGAGGATAGCGCGCACGCATTTATCGAGCGCCATGACGTCAGGCTTGTGGACGTAGAGTTGGAGATCGGCAAATACAATGACCCGAGCATGGATGTCATGCAGGCGGGCAAAGTGCCGGGCGTCGAGGAGCAGGGCGGCTGTCTTTTGCATAAATACCAGATGGGCGGAAAATCCGGTATCACCAACATGAGCCTCATTTACTACGACAGCCCGACAGTATATCACACGTGGGAACCGGCCACCGCAGGGGTAAGGTTGGCATCGTCCGTTGACGATCCGTGGGCGGAGATCCCTGTTGTACGGGTGCTCGGGGGTGCGTACAGCATCAATTCCAACCGAGTGACAAATGTCTATGAGCTGAAAGCGTATACCGATGAGGAAGCCATGGAGGTCATGTGCTACCTGTATTCGGGCCGCTATGACCGCTGCTGCCTCTGCAAAGGGCATCAGCATTATGAAGCCTAA
- a CDS encoding thiamine pyrophosphate-dependent dehydrogenase E1 component subunit alpha → MQISKQKKLEMLRSLLLSRKFEEALTELCKIENKIPGMMILCTGQEAVGTGVCAALEMEDVIITNHRSHSHLLAKGADPKLLMAEIYGKKTGCNKGKSGTLHLAVPEINAPCTTTVVGGGPPIAVGRAFAQQYRKEKNVTVCFIGDGATNEGSFHEAVNLASLWSLPVLFVCENNLYAGAQRYEEHTKVRNIAERAAGYAIPGVVVDGNDALAVYTSAVEARARAVAGEGPTLIEYKTYRWRGHGESDLQLYQPKDEIEVWQEMCPIPKLRDELLAEGLISPDELGEMESRMDAIVKDAILFAEESPYPEPHEALQDVFA, encoded by the coding sequence ATGCAGATATCGAAGCAGAAAAAGCTGGAGATGCTCCGATCGTTGCTGCTTTCCCGCAAGTTCGAGGAGGCGCTGACGGAGCTCTGTAAGATCGAAAATAAAATCCCGGGGATGATGATTCTGTGCACGGGGCAGGAGGCGGTGGGCACAGGGGTGTGCGCCGCACTTGAAATGGAAGATGTCATTATCACCAATCACCGCAGCCACAGCCACCTGCTGGCCAAGGGGGCCGACCCCAAACTGCTGATGGCCGAAATTTACGGCAAAAAAACCGGTTGCAACAAGGGGAAAAGCGGCACGCTGCATCTCGCGGTTCCAGAAATAAACGCGCCCTGCACGACAACCGTTGTGGGCGGTGGGCCGCCCATAGCGGTTGGCAGGGCCTTTGCCCAGCAGTACCGAAAGGAAAAAAACGTCACCGTCTGCTTCATCGGCGACGGCGCGACCAACGAGGGCTCTTTTCACGAAGCCGTAAACCTTGCGAGCCTCTGGTCCCTTCCAGTCCTGTTTGTGTGTGAAAACAATCTTTACGCAGGCGCGCAGCGCTATGAAGAACATACCAAGGTGCGCAATATTGCGGAGCGGGCGGCCGGTTACGCTATTCCCGGGGTCGTGGTGGATGGCAACGATGCGCTGGCGGTATATACATCGGCTGTGGAAGCCAGGGCGCGTGCGGTTGCCGGCGAGGGACCGACGCTCATCGAATATAAGACCTACCGGTGGCGCGGGCATGGCGAAAGCGACCTCCAACTCTATCAGCCCAAGGATGAGATCGAGGTGTGGCAGGAAATGTGCCCCATTCCGAAACTGCGCGATGAATTGCTCGCCGAGGGGCTCATAAGCCCGGATGAACTGGGGGAAATGGAGAGCCGCATGGATGCCATTGTGAAGGATGCGATCCTCTTTGCCGAGGAGAGCCCCTATCCGGAACCCCACGAAGCCCTCCAGGATGTTTTTGCCTAA
- a CDS encoding alpha-ketoacid dehydrogenase subunit beta codes for MQQLGMGQAINQALREEMFRDPDVFLAGEGIGTGIHHSPMLPTAGLLKEFGPGRVKDTPVSEAAIAGLAVGASVAGLRPVVEIMFNPFFTLASDMIVNHAAKLRYLSGGKSSFPLVVRMKSGAGIGAGCQHSHNLEAWVAHSPGLKVVMPATAADAKGLLKSAIRDPNPVIFIEDIMLYFVPGAVPEEEYLIPIGKADVKRQGKDVTVATWSKMLGVAMKAADQLAREGIEIEIVDLRTLVPLDKDTVLGSIRKTGRLVVLHEATRTGGFAGEVAALAMEEAFESLKAPLRRVTGPDIPVPASPPLERFYIPDEEKLIAAVKDILK; via the coding sequence ATGCAGCAATTAGGAATGGGACAGGCTATCAATCAGGCCTTGAGGGAAGAAATGTTCCGGGATCCTGATGTTTTTTTGGCGGGCGAGGGCATCGGAACGGGCATCCATCACAGCCCGATGCTTCCGACCGCTGGGTTGCTCAAAGAATTCGGCCCGGGGCGGGTGAAGGACACCCCGGTTTCAGAGGCAGCCATCGCAGGATTGGCGGTCGGCGCCTCAGTAGCCGGATTGAGGCCTGTGGTGGAAATCATGTTCAATCCGTTCTTTACCTTGGCTTCGGATATGATCGTCAATCACGCGGCCAAGCTTCGCTACCTGTCCGGCGGGAAATCATCCTTTCCGCTGGTGGTGCGCATGAAAAGCGGCGCCGGAATCGGTGCCGGCTGCCAACACTCCCACAACCTCGAAGCATGGGTGGCGCATTCCCCGGGGTTGAAGGTGGTCATGCCCGCTACGGCCGCAGATGCCAAAGGGCTTCTCAAGTCCGCCATCAGGGATCCCAATCCCGTTATTTTCATCGAAGACATAATGCTTTATTTTGTTCCTGGAGCGGTACCTGAAGAGGAGTACCTGATCCCTATCGGCAAGGCCGATGTCAAGCGGCAGGGGAAGGATGTCACCGTGGCTACATGGTCCAAGATGCTGGGTGTGGCCATGAAGGCAGCCGATCAGCTAGCCCGTGAGGGCATCGAGATAGAGATCGTCGATCTGCGCACCCTGGTGCCCCTGGACAAGGACACGGTCCTGGGTTCTATTCGCAAGACCGGCCGCCTGGTCGTATTGCACGAGGCCACGCGCACCGGCGGCTTTGCAGGTGAAGTAGCGGCTCTGGCCATGGAAGAGGCGTTTGAAAGCCTGAAGGCCCCGTTGCGGCGAGTGACCGGTCCGGATATACCGGTACCCGCCAGTCCGCCGCTCGAGCGCTTTTACATTCCTGATGAAGAAAAATTGATTGCAGCCGTAAAAGACATACTCAAGTAA